In Macaca fascicularis isolate 582-1 chromosome 15, T2T-MFA8v1.1, one genomic interval encodes:
- the ZDHHC12 gene encoding palmitoyltransferase ZDHHC12 isoform X2 — translation MAPWALLSPGVLVRTGHTVLTWGITLVLFLHDTELRQWEEQGELLLPLTFLLLVLGSLLLYLAVSLMDPGYVNAQPQPQEELKEEQTAMVPPAIPLRRCRYCLVLQPLRARHCRECRRCVRRYDHHCPWMENCVGERNHPLFVVYLALQLVVLLWGLYLAWSGLQFFQPWGLWLRSSGLLFATFLLLSLLSLVASLLLASHLYLVASNTTTWEFISSHRIAYLRQRPGNPFDRGLTRNLAHFFCGWPSGSWETLWAEEEEEGSSPAV, via the exons ATGGCCCCCTGGGCGCTCCTCAGCCCTGGGGTCCTGGTGCGGACCGGGCACACCGTGCTGACCTGGGGGATCACGCTGGTGCTCTTCCTGCACGATACCG AGCTGCGGCAATGGGAGGAGCAGGGCGAGCTGCTCCTGCCCCTCACCTTCCTGCTCCTGGTGCTGGGCTCCCTGCTGCTCTACCTCGCTGTGTCACTCATGGACCCCGGCTACGTGAATGCGCAGCCCCAGCCTCAG GAGGAGCTCAAAGAGGAGCAGACAGCCATGGTTCCTCCAGCCATCCCTCTTCGGCGCTGCAGATACTGCCTGGTGCTG CAGCCCCTGAGGGCTCGACACTGCCGTGAGTGCCGCCGTTGCGTCCGCCGCTACGACCACCACTGCCCCTGGATGGAGAACTGTGTAGGGGAGCGCAACCACCCACTCTTTGTGGTCTACCTGGCACTGCAGCTGGTGGTGCTTCTCTGGGGCCTGTACCTGGCATG GTCAGGCCTCCAGTTCTTCCAGCCCTGGGGACTGTGGCTTCGATCCAGTGGGCTCCTGTTCGCCACCTTCCTGCTGCTGTCCCTCCTCTCGTTGGTGGCCAGCCTGCTCCTCGCCTCACACCTCTACCTGGTGGCCAGCAACACCACCACCTGGGAATTCATCTCCTCACACCGCATCGCCTATCTCCGCCAGCGCCCCGGCAACCCCTTCGACCGAGGCCTGACCCGCAACCTGGCCCACTTCTTCTGTGGATGGCCCTCGGGGTCCTGGGAGACCCTctgggctgaggaggaggaggagggcagcagcCCAGCTGTTTAG
- the ZDHHC12 gene encoding palmitoyltransferase ZDHHC12 isoform X1 — translation MAPWALLSPGVLVRTGHTVLTWGITLVLFLHDTDKVQMNCWPHTTTHGTNISRSLPGQEHTSPPPTATQSHPLLFYPAQPHCALPASPELRQWEEQGELLLPLTFLLLVLGSLLLYLAVSLMDPGYVNAQPQPQEELKEEQTAMVPPAIPLRRCRYCLVLQPLRARHCRECRRCVRRYDHHCPWMENCVGERNHPLFVVYLALQLVVLLWGLYLAWSGLQFFQPWGLWLRSSGLLFATFLLLSLLSLVASLLLASHLYLVASNTTTWEFISSHRIAYLRQRPGNPFDRGLTRNLAHFFCGWPSGSWETLWAEEEEEGSSPAV, via the exons ATGGCCCCCTGGGCGCTCCTCAGCCCTGGGGTCCTGGTGCGGACCGGGCACACCGTGCTGACCTGGGGGATCACGCTGGTGCTCTTCCTGCACGATACCG ATAAAGTTCAGATGAACTGCTGGCCACACACAACCACTCATGGAACCAACATCTCCAGGTCTTTGCCAGGCCAGGAACACACTTCCCCACCTCCAACTGCAACCCAGTCCCACCCACTCCTGTTCTACCCGGCCCAGCCTCACTGTGCTCTCCCGGCCTCTCCAGAGCTGCGGCAATGGGAGGAGCAGGGCGAGCTGCTCCTGCCCCTCACCTTCCTGCTCCTGGTGCTGGGCTCCCTGCTGCTCTACCTCGCTGTGTCACTCATGGACCCCGGCTACGTGAATGCGCAGCCCCAGCCTCAG GAGGAGCTCAAAGAGGAGCAGACAGCCATGGTTCCTCCAGCCATCCCTCTTCGGCGCTGCAGATACTGCCTGGTGCTG CAGCCCCTGAGGGCTCGACACTGCCGTGAGTGCCGCCGTTGCGTCCGCCGCTACGACCACCACTGCCCCTGGATGGAGAACTGTGTAGGGGAGCGCAACCACCCACTCTTTGTGGTCTACCTGGCACTGCAGCTGGTGGTGCTTCTCTGGGGCCTGTACCTGGCATG GTCAGGCCTCCAGTTCTTCCAGCCCTGGGGACTGTGGCTTCGATCCAGTGGGCTCCTGTTCGCCACCTTCCTGCTGCTGTCCCTCCTCTCGTTGGTGGCCAGCCTGCTCCTCGCCTCACACCTCTACCTGGTGGCCAGCAACACCACCACCTGGGAATTCATCTCCTCACACCGCATCGCCTATCTCCGCCAGCGCCCCGGCAACCCCTTCGACCGAGGCCTGACCCGCAACCTGGCCCACTTCTTCTGTGGATGGCCCTCGGGGTCCTGGGAGACCCTctgggctgaggaggaggaggagggcagcagcCCAGCTGTTTAG
- the ZDHHC12 gene encoding palmitoyltransferase ZDHHC12 isoform X3, with translation MAPWALLSPGVLVRTGHTVLTWGITLVLFLHDTELRQWEEQGELLLPLTFLLLVLGSLLLYLAVSLMDPGYVNAQPQPQEELKEEQTAMVPPAIPLRRCRYCLVLQPLRARHCRECRRCVRRYDHHCPWMENCVGERNHPLFVVYLALQLVVLLWGLYLACTRPLSPALQVRPPVLPALGTVASIQWAPVRHLPAAVPPLVGGQPAPRLTPLPGGQQHHHLGIHLLTPHRLSPPAPRQPLRPRPDPQPGPLLLWMALGVLGDPLG, from the exons ATGGCCCCCTGGGCGCTCCTCAGCCCTGGGGTCCTGGTGCGGACCGGGCACACCGTGCTGACCTGGGGGATCACGCTGGTGCTCTTCCTGCACGATACCG AGCTGCGGCAATGGGAGGAGCAGGGCGAGCTGCTCCTGCCCCTCACCTTCCTGCTCCTGGTGCTGGGCTCCCTGCTGCTCTACCTCGCTGTGTCACTCATGGACCCCGGCTACGTGAATGCGCAGCCCCAGCCTCAG GAGGAGCTCAAAGAGGAGCAGACAGCCATGGTTCCTCCAGCCATCCCTCTTCGGCGCTGCAGATACTGCCTGGTGCTG CAGCCCCTGAGGGCTCGACACTGCCGTGAGTGCCGCCGTTGCGTCCGCCGCTACGACCACCACTGCCCCTGGATGGAGAACTGTGTAGGGGAGCGCAACCACCCACTCTTTGTGGTCTACCTGGCACTGCAGCTGGTGGTGCTTCTCTGGGGCCTGTACCTGGCATG caCCAGGCCCCTGTCCCCTGCCCTGCAGGTCAGGCCTCCAGTTCTTCCAGCCCTGGGGACTGTGGCTTCGATCCAGTGGGCTCCTGTTCGCCACCTTCCTGCTGCTGTCCCTCCTCTCGTTGGTGGCCAGCCTGCTCCTCGCCTCACACCTCTACCTGGTGGCCAGCAACACCACCACCTGGGAATTCATCTCCTCACACCGCATCGCCTATCTCCGCCAGCGCCCCGGCAACCCCTTCGACCGAGGCCTGACCCGCAACCTGGCCCACTTCTTCTGTGGATGGCCCTCGGGGTCCTGGGAGACCCTctgggctga
- the ZDHHC12 gene encoding palmitoyltransferase ZDHHC12 isoform X4, producing the protein MAPWALLSPGVLVRTGHTVLTWGITLVLFLHDTELRQWEEQGELLLPLTFLLLVLGSLLLYLAVSLMDPGYVNAQPQPQEELKEEQTAMVPPAIPLRRCRYCLVLQPLRARHCRECRRCVRRYDHHCPWMENCVGERNHPLFVVYLALQLVVLLWGLYLACPGDCGFDPVGSCSPPSCCCPSSRWWPACSSPHTSTWWPATPPPGNSSPHTASPISASAPATPSTEA; encoded by the exons ATGGCCCCCTGGGCGCTCCTCAGCCCTGGGGTCCTGGTGCGGACCGGGCACACCGTGCTGACCTGGGGGATCACGCTGGTGCTCTTCCTGCACGATACCG AGCTGCGGCAATGGGAGGAGCAGGGCGAGCTGCTCCTGCCCCTCACCTTCCTGCTCCTGGTGCTGGGCTCCCTGCTGCTCTACCTCGCTGTGTCACTCATGGACCCCGGCTACGTGAATGCGCAGCCCCAGCCTCAG GAGGAGCTCAAAGAGGAGCAGACAGCCATGGTTCCTCCAGCCATCCCTCTTCGGCGCTGCAGATACTGCCTGGTGCTG CAGCCCCTGAGGGCTCGACACTGCCGTGAGTGCCGCCGTTGCGTCCGCCGCTACGACCACCACTGCCCCTGGATGGAGAACTGTGTAGGGGAGCGCAACCACCCACTCTTTGTGGTCTACCTGGCACTGCAGCTGGTGGTGCTTCTCTGGGGCCTGTACCTGGCATG CCCTGGGGACTGTGGCTTCGATCCAGTGGGCTCCTGTTCGCCACCTTCCTGCTGCTGTCCCTCCTCTCGTTGGTGGCCAGCCTGCTCCTCGCCTCACACCTCTACCTGGTGGCCAGCAACACCACCACCTGGGAATTCATCTCCTCACACCGCATCGCCTATCTCCGCCAGCGCCCCGGCAACCCCTTCGACCGAGGCCTGA